One Hydrogenophaga crassostreae genomic region harbors:
- a CDS encoding transporter substrate-binding domain-containing protein — MKHLLLSLSLIGAASLVACGKTEAPAAPAAEPTAAAAPAEAPAASQWPELRVAIDATYKPFTYKTDAGEPAGFDVDVAKALCEELKSKCVFVEQAWDGMIPGLQAKKYDVIISSMSITEERKQAVDFTGKYYNTPSCVVVKSDLNLGAEAANFKGKKLGVLKASTQEKYAMGELQPAGATIVAYDAQDQVYLDVKSGRLDGTVADVVEVNGGFLSTPDGAGYACAGARIPVEFDAKYFGAGAGVALRKEDTALRDALDAGIKAIRDNGKWQAIAEKHVPGVDLWGS, encoded by the coding sequence CGCCGCCAGCCTGGTTGCTTGCGGCAAGACCGAAGCGCCAGCGGCGCCCGCAGCCGAACCCACGGCCGCTGCAGCACCTGCTGAAGCGCCCGCCGCCAGCCAGTGGCCCGAATTGCGTGTGGCCATCGATGCCACCTACAAGCCTTTCACTTACAAGACCGACGCTGGTGAACCTGCTGGTTTTGACGTCGACGTTGCCAAGGCACTGTGCGAAGAACTCAAGAGCAAATGCGTGTTTGTTGAACAGGCATGGGACGGCATGATCCCCGGTCTGCAGGCCAAAAAATACGATGTCATCATCTCGTCGATGTCGATCACCGAAGAGCGCAAGCAAGCTGTTGACTTCACCGGCAAGTACTACAACACCCCTTCTTGCGTGGTCGTGAAAAGCGACTTGAACCTGGGCGCTGAAGCCGCCAACTTCAAGGGCAAGAAGCTGGGCGTGCTCAAGGCCTCGACCCAGGAGAAGTACGCCATGGGCGAATTGCAACCCGCCGGCGCAACCATCGTGGCCTACGACGCACAGGATCAGGTGTATCTGGATGTCAAATCTGGTCGCCTCGACGGTACCGTGGCCGATGTGGTCGAAGTGAACGGCGGCTTCCTGTCGACACCCGATGGCGCGGGTTACGCCTGCGCAGGCGCCCGTATCCCCGTTGAATTTGATGCCAAGTACTTCGGCGCAGGCGCTGGCGTGGCTTTGCGCAAAGAAGACACCGCATTGCGTGACGCGCTCGACGCGGGCATCAAAGCCATTCGCGACAACGGCAAGTGGCAAGCCATTGCCGAGAAGCACGTGCCAGGTGTGGATCTCTGGGGTTCCTGA
- a CDS encoding ABC transporter permease, which yields MTTYFLNILQGLLVTIGVALGALVFASVLGLAGAAAKLSPYRVLNWMGDIYSTVIRGVPDLVWMLLLYFGGQILVNDIAEALGYRSGPQINPFVAGVLTIGFVYGAYMTETFRGAIMSVPKGQSEAGWAFGMTRFYTFRKMVLPQMVRFALPSFTNNWLVLLKSTALVSVIGLTDITNLAKQAGAAARGEIPGAAIIFMAFAGFLYLMISSISLFLLRKAETRYSAGVKRGNF from the coding sequence ATGACCACCTATTTTTTGAATATTCTGCAAGGGCTCCTGGTCACCATTGGTGTGGCGCTGGGTGCTCTGGTGTTCGCTTCCGTGCTGGGACTGGCAGGTGCCGCGGCCAAGCTCTCGCCGTACCGGGTGCTCAACTGGATGGGCGATATCTATTCCACCGTGATTCGGGGGGTTCCGGATCTGGTGTGGATGCTGCTTTTGTATTTCGGTGGCCAGATTCTGGTCAATGACATTGCCGAGGCGCTGGGTTACCGCAGCGGCCCTCAGATCAACCCCTTTGTAGCCGGTGTATTGACCATCGGTTTTGTCTACGGTGCCTACATGACCGAGACGTTTCGCGGCGCCATCATGAGCGTGCCAAAGGGCCAGTCAGAAGCCGGCTGGGCGTTCGGAATGACCCGCTTCTATACCTTCCGCAAGATGGTCTTGCCGCAAATGGTTCGGTTCGCCCTGCCCAGCTTTACCAACAACTGGCTGGTCTTGCTCAAGTCCACCGCGCTGGTCTCGGTGATCGGCCTGACCGACATCACCAACCTGGCCAAGCAGGCAGGAGCGGCAGCCCGCGGCGAAATTCCGGGCGCCGCCATCATCTTCATGGCTTTTGCCGGATTCCTCTATCTGATGATTTCTTCCATCAGCCTGTTTCTGCTGCGCAAAGCCGAGACCCGCTATTCGGCAGGCGTCAAGCGAGGCAACTTCTGA
- a CDS encoding ABC transporter permease — translation MDKFAIIFEPQNLHLYWVGFWATMQLLAVSLVAGGLLTLPLTLMRVSSNRWVSGPVWLFTYVIRGTPLLIQVYFIYYGIAQLEWVQALWDTTWPLTWFKEPFFCAVLAFTLNTSAYTIEMLAGAIKETPAGEIEAAQAAGFSKWNMMFRLVLPSALRRTLPGYSNEVVMMLHATSLASVVPALYDLTNAAYAIYKTYYLAFQPFIAVAVLYFILTFALVYVFRLLERRFLAYLKPRAH, via the coding sequence ATGGACAAATTCGCCATCATCTTTGAACCGCAGAACCTCCACCTCTACTGGGTGGGCTTCTGGGCCACGATGCAGTTGCTGGCCGTGAGCCTGGTCGCAGGCGGCCTATTGACCTTGCCCCTGACGCTCATGCGCGTGTCGAGCAACCGCTGGGTTTCAGGCCCAGTCTGGCTGTTCACCTATGTGATTCGAGGCACGCCGTTGCTGATTCAGGTGTACTTCATTTACTACGGCATTGCCCAACTCGAATGGGTGCAAGCCCTGTGGGACACCACCTGGCCATTGACCTGGTTCAAAGAGCCATTTTTCTGCGCGGTTCTTGCTTTCACGTTGAACACCAGCGCTTACACCATCGAAATGCTGGCAGGCGCCATCAAGGAAACACCGGCAGGCGAAATCGAGGCGGCTCAGGCTGCGGGGTTCAGCAAATGGAACATGATGTTTCGACTGGTATTGCCCAGCGCGCTGCGGCGCACCCTGCCAGGCTACTCGAATGAGGTGGTGATGATGCTGCATGCGACCTCGCTTGCCAGTGTGGTCCCGGCTTTGTACGATTTGACGAACGCCGCCTATGCGATCTACAAAACCTACTACCTGGCCTTTCAGCCGTTCATCGCTGTCGCGGTTTTGTATTTCATACTCACTTTTGCGCTGGTGTATGTCTTCCGCTTGCTTGAGCGCCGCTTCCTGGCCTATCTGAAGCCTCGGGCCCATTGA
- a CDS encoding succinylglutamate desuccinylase/aspartoacylase family protein: MQTHFHPLLSPALGTQRTLTSFHFGAVGKGEKAYIQASLHADELPGMLTAHHLRSLLEDAEARGAVLGEVVLVPLANPIGLNQTTMHLQLGRFEQASMENFNRNYPDFFALLEDRLEPLLGPDATANKLAIRQAMREALMAEQPATELHCMRQTLMLLSHDADVVLDLHCDFQAALHMYVEQPMLEQLMPLAHYLGAQAVLWAKGSGGSISFDEALSGPWWRLAERFGPQFPIPLACASSTVELRGQTDVSTTLAEQDAKAIYSYLQHRGIIAGEAPPVPQVRCEATPLAGTEALHAPHSGVIAFLVEPGERVVPGQVVAHVIDPLSNRSTPVKASIDGVVYARHILRWATANLELCRVAGQTPIRSGNLLSP; encoded by the coding sequence ATGCAAACCCACTTCCATCCGCTCCTCTCCCCTGCCCTGGGCACCCAGCGCACGCTCACAAGCTTCCACTTTGGGGCTGTTGGCAAGGGTGAAAAGGCCTATATTCAAGCCAGCCTGCACGCCGATGAACTGCCAGGCATGCTGACTGCACACCACTTGCGCAGCCTGCTGGAAGACGCAGAAGCGCGTGGCGCGGTATTGGGTGAAGTCGTTCTGGTGCCACTGGCCAACCCGATTGGCCTGAACCAGACCACCATGCACCTGCAGCTTGGCCGGTTCGAGCAGGCCAGCATGGAAAATTTCAACAGAAACTACCCCGACTTTTTCGCCTTGCTTGAAGACAGGCTGGAGCCTTTGCTGGGGCCTGATGCCACCGCCAACAAGCTGGCGATTCGACAGGCCATGCGTGAGGCGCTGATGGCCGAACAACCTGCCACAGAACTCCATTGCATGAGGCAAACGCTGATGCTGCTGTCGCATGACGCCGATGTGGTGCTCGATTTGCATTGTGATTTCCAGGCCGCATTGCATATGTATGTAGAGCAGCCCATGCTCGAGCAGTTGATGCCTTTGGCACACTACCTGGGTGCCCAGGCGGTGTTGTGGGCAAAAGGATCTGGGGGCTCCATTTCATTTGACGAGGCACTCTCGGGCCCCTGGTGGCGCCTGGCTGAACGGTTTGGCCCGCAGTTTCCCATTCCGCTGGCCTGCGCCAGCAGCACCGTGGAATTGCGCGGGCAAACCGATGTCTCCACCACACTGGCCGAGCAGGATGCCAAAGCCATCTACAGCTACCTGCAACACCGGGGCATCATTGCGGGCGAGGCACCACCAGTGCCACAGGTGCGTTGCGAGGCCACGCCGCTGGCTGGAACAGAAGCACTGCATGCGCCCCACTCCGGGGTGATCGCTTTTTTGGTTGAGCCTGGTGAGCGGGTGGTTCCCGGCCAGGTAGTGGCACATGTGATCGATCCGCTGAGCAACCGGTCAACCCCGGTAAAGGCTTCGATCGATGGCGTGGTCTACGCCCGCCACATCCTGCGCTGGGCCACGGCCAACCTGGAGCTGTGCCGCGTGGCAGGCCAGACCCCGATTCGCTCTGGCAATTTGCTCAGCCCCTGA
- a CDS encoding ABC transporter ATP-binding protein: protein MTSKLEAIDIRKSYGSHEVIKGMSLTAQAGDVISIIGSSGSGKSTFLRCMNLLERPQQGRLIVAGEELRLVTAKDGMLKAADDKQLQRARAKLAMVFQHFNLWSHLTVLENVIEAPMHVLGKSKDEAITVARKYLDKVGLKDVEGKYPAHMSGGQQQRVAIARALAMEPEVMLFDEPTSALDPELVTEVLRVMRTLAEEGRTMVVVTHEMGFAREVSNHLIFLHQGRIEEQGVPTEVLTHPKSERLAQFLSGNLK, encoded by the coding sequence ATGACCTCCAAACTCGAAGCCATCGATATCCGCAAGAGCTACGGCTCTCACGAAGTCATCAAAGGGATGTCGCTCACCGCTCAAGCCGGGGATGTGATCAGCATCATTGGTTCTTCTGGCTCGGGTAAATCCACCTTTTTGCGTTGCATGAATTTGCTGGAGCGCCCGCAGCAAGGGCGTTTGATCGTGGCGGGCGAAGAGCTCAGGCTCGTGACCGCCAAAGACGGCATGCTCAAGGCGGCAGACGACAAGCAACTGCAACGCGCCCGCGCCAAGCTGGCCATGGTGTTTCAGCATTTCAACCTGTGGTCGCACCTGACGGTGTTGGAAAACGTGATTGAAGCGCCCATGCATGTGCTGGGGAAAAGCAAAGACGAAGCCATCACCGTTGCACGCAAATACCTCGACAAGGTCGGCTTGAAGGACGTTGAGGGCAAGTACCCTGCCCACATGTCGGGCGGGCAGCAACAGCGCGTGGCGATTGCAAGGGCCCTGGCGATGGAGCCTGAGGTGATGCTGTTCGATGAGCCCACCAGCGCTCTCGATCCCGAGCTGGTCACTGAAGTGCTTCGGGTCATGCGCACCCTGGCAGAAGAGGGCCGCACGATGGTGGTGGTGACCCATGAAATGGGTTTTGCCCGTGAAGTGTCGAACCACCTGATCTTCCTGCACCAGGGGCGTATCGAAGAGCAAGGGGTACCCACCGAGGTTCTGACCCATCCCAAGAGCGAGCGACTGGCCCAGTTTCTGTCGGGTAATCTCAAATGA
- a CDS encoding EF-hand domain-containing protein translates to MNSTESTGSSNSFAGLFSPLASVAANYLQDKMHKKMDADADGVVGKSEFQSALEQVGAKLGVDSSSNADAMFSAVDLDANGSLTGNEVGQMLKNMFSGGTATGTDAFVQSRGDEQRFAELDIDGDGNISAAEFGISAGGTEAAGDVLADGTATDTSEEALAMADTSATGPLNEEAMQSLLGTVDSNSDGQLNDTEIKAFVKQFGTQMGAASKLYSDTAIASFSTNQASKVA, encoded by the coding sequence ATGAACAGCACCGAATCGACCGGCAGCAGCAACAGCTTCGCTGGCCTGTTTTCCCCTCTGGCGTCTGTCGCAGCCAACTACCTGCAAGACAAGATGCACAAAAAAATGGATGCCGATGCCGACGGCGTCGTTGGCAAGAGCGAGTTCCAGTCGGCTTTGGAGCAAGTGGGTGCCAAGCTGGGTGTGGACTCGAGCAGCAACGCCGATGCCATGTTCTCTGCCGTCGACCTGGACGCCAACGGCTCGCTGACAGGCAATGAAGTCGGCCAGATGCTCAAAAACATGTTCTCCGGCGGCACCGCCACAGGTACCGATGCCTTTGTTCAATCGCGCGGCGACGAACAGCGCTTTGCAGAGCTGGACATTGACGGCGACGGCAACATCTCTGCAGCCGAATTCGGAATCTCAGCCGGGGGAACCGAAGCCGCAGGTGATGTGCTGGCTGACGGCACGGCAACAGACACCTCTGAAGAGGCTCTGGCCATGGCCGATACCAGCGCCACAGGGCCGCTGAACGAGGAAGCCATGCAGTCCCTGCTTGGAACGGTCGACAGCAACAGCGATGGCCAGTTGAACGACACCGAGATCAAGGCGTTCGTCAAGCAGTTTGGCACCCAGATGGGAGCAGCTTCGAAGTTGTACAGCGACACGGCAATCGCCAGTTTCAGCACCAACCAGGCAAGCAAGGTGGCCTGA